The nucleotide window TCATATAACATACCAACACTAATGTAACAATAAATGAATTAGAGAAATAACAATTACCAAATTATCGAGGAGGAGGACGAATAGCTTCTTGTGTATTGCACATACATTCACTGCAACGGAGGTATCTATATACACTCCCTTCCTACGGGTCGTGAAAACACCCGTTTGTTTTGTCTCACTGCTTTCCGGATTCGGGTTTCAAAAACTTTCCATTCGATCGTGTCGTTTTTCATGAAAATGTCTTGCCAGTCTGCGTTTTTGGTCGGATCGTCGGCATCTTCCCTCCACCATAGTATACTCTGTAACCTGTTACTAAAGACGATAACTGACTCCCTGAGTCGGTCATGGCAAAAACATCCGATGCTGTACATGTTATCAAGTCTAGTGCTGCTAGCTGCAATCAATACATGAGATGAATTCATAATGTAGCCAAAGATTCATTCTTCACAAGTAACAAACAAACTAGGGTAATTTCTCtcttcatacatacatacacatacatacatacctgaGATGAGAAGTTCAAGAAAGGTTCAATTTCAGATGGCGACAACAGGTCCTCTTTAGTGACCATATTAGGAAAACAGTGTCGTTAAAGCATCCAGCCTTGATTTTCCACCATAAATATGTGCACCTGCCAAATACATTCGTGTCTCACGCTTGAAACCAAGGCCAGCAAGCATAAGCACGGTTTCCTCAGGCATTAAGGGACACAGACCTTCTGCCTTCAGTCTCTCTGGTTGGGGTACCCTGAAACAACTCAAAACGAAGGAAAATGAATTTTCATGAAATTATCAAATGTTAATTAATGGTTTATTATTCATACTTAGTGCTGTTATTTAGCTCCACTAATCCAGGAAAATGAATTTCACGATATGCTTGCAGctccttcttttcttcttcaccGCCACCAAAATCACATAAAGAATGAGCTACCATGTCGATTTCAAACCTCAAGTGTAAAGCCAAGTATCGGAAATCTTTTTTTGATTTTTCCCTTTGACTTTGGCAAACGGTCCAACCAGGTTTTCATCCAATATTCCTGAATGCGTTGCATTCTGACGCATCCTCTGAATCAACAAGGCAGCTGTTGCTTGTATTTTTGGAGTAAATTGCAGGGCGTGAAAATTACATCTGCATCGGAGTCTCTGTATGAAGTTCCCACATAACAAAGAAATGTTTAAACAAATCTAATCTGAAAATAAACCATGAACTTTGCAACATTTTCATTTCAGGAGTTTCTAAGGGGCGTTTGTTCACGGAATaatttggaattggaattggaatttgtataggaattaggatttgaaggaattggatttggaatttaaacattccaattgtaattggaaattgttggaattggaatctcaattccatttttgttgtgtttggttgtcaaatgagttggaatccatcaccccggcacccacaaccaccagttcgggttgaaacggttcgAACCGAggcggttcgattcgaaacggtttgcgtcgaaacggttcaggtcgaaacggtccgcatcgaaacggttcgattcgagacggtacgggtcgaaacagtacgggtcaaaacggtactggtcgaaatgGTTCGATTTGAAACGGTTCGGGTCAAAATTGTTTgcatcgaaacggttcgattcgaaacggtacgggtcgaaacagtaCGGATTGAAAcagtactggtcgaaacggtacgggtcgaaacggttcgattcgaaacggtacgggtcgaaacggttgggtagaaacggtacgggttgaaacagttcgattcgaaacgtgacgggtcgaaacggttgggttagaaacggtacgggtcgaaacggtttcGGTTCCAAACGGTTCGatttgaaacggtacgggtcgaaacggttcggttcaaaACGGTTCGatttgaaacggtacgggtcgaaaccgtTCGCGTCAAAACGTTACGGGTCAAAACTGTTGGCGTCGAAACGATACGAGTCGAAACTGTTCGCGTTGAAAcgggtacgggttgaaacggtgcGGGTCGAAACGGATGAAGATTCaaatgaatttactttaattccttcacatataggaaggattttgaattcctttagttaaaggaatttgaaggaattcatgcctaattccaattttaattccaattccattgtaaaccaaacacatgaagattggaattggattccaattccatcaaattctgtgaaccAAACATGTTAAGTGAtggaattcaaattccaattccctTGAAATCctgcgaaccaaacgccccctaagTTAAAACTGTGCATTAGTCTGTCATTATGTTACCATTTAACTAATGCTATTAACTCATTCTTTATAACCTTTTTTTAAAGGAGTTACTTCAGATATTTTGGTTGGAACATATGCTACCTGCAAGTGATATGGTATTGGATCAGATGCCAAACGATTCCCAAACCCAACAAAATGAACAACTCTATTCTTCATTAAAAGTGGAAGAATATGTTTCAAGTAAAAACTGGGTCTTGTCTCTTTTGCAATATCAACATCCGTCACCTGcatggttttcaaaataaatacaAGAAATCATATATTTTTAGAAGACACTAGCTTCGAGTGAGATAAATCACTCACCACACTACCAATAGCTTCAAGATCCAGTGACTGTAACTCCTTTGGCAATTCCTTCACTATACGGATATCGGGTTTCAGGTAATCAataaaaaagtcctcttgatatatATCTGCAAATTGACTAAAATATAAAAGAATTCAATCGTCACTACAGCCCCTTATAATCAAAATATTAACAGAAGACACGAGTTATTACCTAGTATCTCTCCACACGCTACTGAACATAAAGGTGGGAATAACAAGAGTTGCATTAAGTAGTCTTGCAACTGCAACTATGTTGCAGACCTGTTGTTAAACCAAAACAAGCTGAAATCCGTGTTTGCAGATAGTCCGAAACTAAAAATGGTCAAAAAAAGTGGTAAGAAATGCCAGCTTACAGCTACTCTCTGTTGGTTTATACCACCATTTGCAGTAACCAAAATGTAACCATTGTTTCCCTCTGAAAAAAAGAACACGTGCGTACGTACGTTAAAGAATGTGTTTAACTAATAACCGATCGGTTGAGAGGTGTTTATATGTAAAAAAAGGggaattggtctgtaataatctcatctagaccttattggtcattaataatcccaccttagaatattccccccactagtcccacctttcaccaatttttcctacaatggtcccccgttaaaaaaaacttaacggagttaagctttttttccaaattacaaacagattttttagggtttttgatcagaatgatgatacgagtccattgatgtaaaaacttacttcgaaatggtgctccaagtgacttgaatttggttaattggaaaatttaaacacccgaattgaagcgccgtttttATCGTTTGGAGCATCGTTTTCGAGGCAAGTtctacatcaatggactcgtatcgtcgttctaatcaaatgGCCtgaaaaatctgtttgtaatttgggaaaaagcttaactccgttaagtttttttaacgggggaccattgtaggaaaaataggtgaaaggtgggactggtggggggaataatTAACGGCCAATAAGGAGATTATTATAGGCCAATTTCCCGTAAAAAAAAAATGCATTTCATATATGTGAGTTCCATAACACACATCCAAGATATTAAGCAGAAAATAAATACAGACCACTAGGTTTCCAAAACACGCTGATCAGCACAAGGTTGCCACAATGATGCAACAGCATGATAGGGTTCCAGCCACAAATCTTTGGGCTCTGTAGATTTGTACTGATTCTGAAATGTTAAAAGAAAAATGAGAATGATTTGTAAAAAAGAGTATGTGAAAGTGAAATAAAGGGGGAGCAGAGCAGTTACTTCAGCCAAGGCATGAGCAGCTTTATATAAGAGCCTTGCATAAGCAGTTTTATGCGGCTTCTTCCCTTTTGCAATCTTTCTCAGTTGGTCCTGAGACTTAAATCAAATACATGTTAAAAGCATTGCACTCCAAAGTAAAATTGTGGCTGAGAACCTTCTACCTACCgacatgagttttttttttttttttttttttttttttttttttttttataacaaacaACACTTGGATCTGGTTGACAAATAACGGAAATTTGGGCAATAAGTGAAAATATGAAAGATCCcctaaagaaaagaaaagaaaagaaggtTACCGGAAGTGAGAGTGTGGAGGAATTTGATTTGAGGAAACGCAATttaagagaagaagaagaaggaggaggaggaggcgAATCTTGGATCCGGGAAAGCATCCAGGAAATTGGTGAGGATGAAGAATGCAAGCAAAATCCCAATTGTTAAACGGCTTCGATTGGTAACtactttcttcttcatcttcggTTGCGGTTGCTGCATAAACCTAACACTCTAATTTCATATCCCTTTGGACTCGGAGGAGTCAAGAATGAAAGAAAGAAATCCGTCCGGGGGTCGACAAGATTTATGGGATGACGAAATGAAAGGGGTCATTCTCAGAATTTCTATTTTTAATATGTCTAGATTTCGATTTGCGGCTCAATTCTTCTTTTCATACATTTTACAGCAAAGCAAGCAACCAAGACTTTTTTGTTTCTGttgctttatttatttattacatAAAACTCATATCAGATACACTTGTGTAAAACAAATGAGAGCTTTTAccaaagttatatatatattttttttatctgTATATTTACCAATTACTTTTTACGCATCAGCTATTCATCATCAGTTAGATAGATTTCATTTGTGGTGTGTTTGAACACATTTTTTTCAATAAAAAGGTGGTTTCTATTTATTCTATTACGTAAAAGAGAAACTgtaggtttttattttttaataatattaaattaCACAAATATACTGTGATCAACAAATGTACAAAATGTCCGTGACTAAGAGGTCATATCACATATGTGTAAATGCTAAATAAGCCCATGACTAGGGTAAAAAATCAAATATGTAGATTTAGCTCTATATTATTTTActctatttttgttttaataGAAATATCCTCTCACATGCATTATGCACCATTTTATTTTAGACATTCAAAACGGAGATGTGACATATGTCAATTTCTCTCCTTCACGTAACTTGCTTCCCTCCTCCTCTCAAGTCTCACCATGAACTTGCATCTCTCCTACACCTCTCACATTCTTTACTCTGGTCACACATTTCACACCTTTCTCCTCGCCACATCCTTCGCATCAATTGCCCCTCCTCTCTTTTCCACGTCGGCTTATAGATGTCGACACATCACAACGTTGGACATGCTATTAAAttggttattttgtaaaaatattaaTAAAGATACTAACTTTAAAACTTTTGGACGATTTTAGAAATTTGTATTTAAATTTAACTTTAACATTTAGTATGTTTTTTTCTATAATTTAAGTTGGTGTAACCTAATGCATTAACATattaggattaggatcaaatacaaaggatcctaattgtaagaagtgtaagaaagatttatagagtgacaaatgtccaataacctaaaaaaacccactacaaaaaaaaacccactaaaaaaaaaaccttaaacatccaccaacccccccccccccacatcacccaccctaaaaaaaaaatttttttttttttttttttttgccgagggggtgtgggtttaggtttaggtttttgggtgggggtggggtggggtgggggtgggtgtttagttttttttagattttttttaggtttttggggggtgggggttaggtttttttaggtttttggggggtggggggttaggttttttggtgaggtatagttttttttttgtttttttttgccgggggggggggggggggggttggtggATGTTTGTCTCTTAATAATAGAGATAAAAAAAATCCCTTAAAATGCCCCTGACACTATTCACAAAGTTTGTCTCTTAATAATAGAGATAAAAAAAAATCCTTTAAATTCTCCTGACACTATTCTCAAAGTTTGtctattaataataaaataataataataataatggatAGAGTAATAATAGAGTAATAATAATAGAGTAATGAGTATTAAAtgattatgatcaaattaaacaattttaTGATCACCAACTttagattttaaataaaaaatccCTTAAATGCCCCTGATTACCGTTAACAAAGTTTGTCTATTAATAATAGAGTAATAGAGTAATTATTTTTATTAGGAACAAGAATATCCAGATTTTTTTCGTGCTCAAATCCAATAGCATGGACCTTGTATTGGGCCACTCGAATAGCATGGGCTTGACCTAAGACATAGAAGTCTAAACGAGCTAGACCTAGGTGTTAGATTAAATAAAATAACATAGATCGAACCACAACCGATGGTTAAACGACCATGGTTGACTAACCATCAGTTATAGTTATAGTTAAACAATCTTTCATAACTAAAACTTGGTTACGGTTATAGTTAAGCCTCCATACCCTCCCAAACGAAATCGATTTTGTACACCTCTACGGTTCTTACGATCTACTAATGAATCCACTAAATGCCGCATGACATTTTCTTCTTCCACTAAATGCCGCATAGCATTTTCTTCtttaagtaaacaaaaaataattaaaaaaaagagtACAATGCCACTTTCATCCTTGATGTTTGGCCACTTTTGCGTTTTTCGTCCATGATGTGCCATTTTCAGCTAAAAAGTttaaaatcttgtcattttcatccctaAGAAAAAATTGTCAACTTCAAGAATGAAATAAACACTAAAAGGTGAAGAACTGTAATGCACAAAAAGGTCGTTTTGGATAAAACAGACAAATACGCCCAAACCTCATggacaattttggcaatttacttttaatattactttttatagtttttttttgccgCGATAAGACTGGAAGGTATGGTGAgcctcatccccaaggggatggtgatgcgggcccaagtgtggaggagcgggtcatcttgtatttggaggcccaagatcgcgtgACAAAAGGGgtttcactaaaatggctctaacttgggctacaggtgtccgttttgggcgtgcaaCCAGGCGAAACGATTGTGAGAACGAAGCCCATCTTTCTACAAACACCGTAGGTGGTTTGGGTCTACGTTCAGGccaaaaaaacgcttatttctatgagttatttacatttttatgttttttagtgcTTTTCGTGGACTTTTATTTGGTTCTAGCTTTTGGCCCAAGTGTGTTTTGAGGCCCGTTTTGAATTTACGTTGTTATTTATATGAATGTAATGGGAGGAAGATAATCAGTTTTGAGTTTTATGAAAAGTCATTTTTTCTCCCAATTCACTTGTGAGTGTCTTGAGTGTGAAACCCCCAATTTTCGGTATTCCACAAGAATCAACGAATTTTGGAAGAATTGTTCCTGGTATTCTGTGTGAATCAACAGGTCCGATTTCGTATCCCATTTCCTAGTCTACATCAGATGGGCCGCCACGTAGACCGCCACGTAAGCGGGTGTGAGGATGGGCctaaaggggatggacctaggtgGGGAATGAGCCcctttatgtatatatgtatgtatgtataggtgtgtgtgtgtgggagTGAGGCCCGGCTTGGGCGGCTGATTGCGGACGAAGAGGATGCCACAGGGGCGGCGACGGAGCGGGGGTGGCATTGCTGGGGCGGCGGCAAGGGGATGGGCCTAGGGCTGTCCTCCATACCGTCCAGTCTAAGACAAGGGGTTGAAAGCGAAAGTCCAAAAAGTGCGGACTGCTCTCAAAACCAAGAGGAGGGTGCGAAAAAGCAGATATGGTCCGatgaataaattaattattaataattattaattagtAACTTGTTCAATGTGATTTTATGTCTTTCCTTCCCTGCCCATATGAATCAGGAAATCCAAGGGTGACGTGAATCTGATAAAGGGAGGAGGGATGAAAATTGTCCCGTGAGTTGcaaattatattattataaagggatttttacatatttccccctcttAAGCTGCTTTATTACGTATTTCTCCAAACTCTAAAATCAATTGTGTCGTGATTTTTTTGAAGAAGATGAACAGATGCGATTACATAAACAACCAAGAATATATCTAGTGATTATACGAATGGCAGATGTGATTACGTAAACATGCAAGATTCGATTGAACATACCTGTGTGCGTTAGTTTTGGTGGGAAGAAGAAGAGACGtcgatgaagaagaagaaacgtgatgTTGTTGTGTAGGGTTTTGGCAGATGGGTTATTACGCAGTTAGGTTATGACCAGGGTAATTGGGTAATTTCTCAAAAAaaagggaaatatgtaattgattttatggttTGGGGAAACACGTAATAACGCagcttaggagggggaaatatgtaaaaatctcTATTATAAAGTACCATCTACTTTCTCATTAAGCATGTGGATTAAGCTTCTCAAGGGAGATGAAGAGCAAAGAATCTGTCAGTCAGTCAGTCAACAAAGAGAGAGTTTGTGTGGTGAACAACGCCAAGTTTAAAATTAAattacttttataaaaaaaaataacacctTAGCTATTACTTTTACATTGAAACCTATCTGATCTCATCATATAACATACAACACTAATGTAACAATAAATGAATTAGAGAAATAACAATTACCAAATTATCGAGGAGGAGGACGAATAGCTTCTTGTGTATTGCACATACATTCACTGCAACGAGGGTATCTATATACACTCCTTCCTACGGGTCGTGAAAACACCCGTTTGTTTTGTCTCACTGCTTTCCGGATTCGGGTTTCAAAAACTTTCCATTCGATCGTGTCGTTTTTCATGAAAATGTCTGCCAGTCTGCGTTTATTTGGTCGGATCGTCGGCATCTTCCCTCCACCATAGTATACTCTGTAACCTGATACTAAAGACGATAACTGACTCCCTGAGTCGGTCATGGCAAAAACATCCGATGCTGTACATGTTATCAAGTCTAGTGCTGCTAGCTGCAATCAATACATGAGATGAATTCATAATGTAGCCAAAGATTCATTTCTTCACAAGTAACAAACAAACTAGGGTAATTTCTCtcttcatacatacatacacatacatacatacctgaGATGAGAAGTTCAAGAAAGGTTCAATTTCAGATGGCGACAACAGGTCCTCTTTAGTGACCATATTAGGAAACAGTGTCGTTAAAGCATCCAGCCTTGATTTTCCACCATAAATATGTGCACCTGCCAAATACATTCGTGTCTCACGCTTGAAACCAAGGCCAGCAAGCATAAGCACGGTTTCCTCAGGCATTAAGGGACACAGACCTTCTGCCTTCAGTCTCTCTGGTTGGGGTACCCTGAAACAACTCAAAACGAAGAAAATGAATTTTCATGAAATTATCAAATGTTAATTAATGGTTTATTATTCATACTTAGTGCTGTTATTTAGCTCCACTAATCCAGGAAAATGAATTTCACGATATGCTTGCAGctccttcttttcttcttcaccGCCACCAAAATCACATAAAGAATGAGCTACCATGTCGATTTCAAACCTCAAGTGTAAAGCCAAGTATCGGAAATCTTTTTTGATTTTTCCCTTTGACTTTGCAAACGGTCCAACCAGGTTTTCATCCAATATT belongs to Helianthus annuus cultivar XRQ/B chromosome 5, HanXRQr2.0-SUNRISE, whole genome shotgun sequence and includes:
- the LOC110939605 gene encoding LOW QUALITY PROTEIN: O-fucosyltransferase 15 (The sequence of the model RefSeq protein was modified relative to this genomic sequence to represent the inferred CDS: inserted 2 bases in 2 codons; deleted 3 bases in 3 codons), which translates into the protein MLSRIQDSPPPPPSSSSLKLRFLKSNSSTLSLPSQDQLRKIAKGKKPHKTAYARLLYKAAHALAENQYKSTEPKDLWLEPYHAVASLWQPCADQRFWKPSEGNNGYILVTANGGINQQRVAVCNIVAVARLLNATLVIPTFMFSSVWRDTSQFADIYQEDFFIDYLKPDIRIVKELPKELQSLDLEAIGSVVTDVDIAKETRPSFYLKHILPLLMKNRVVHFVGFGNRLASDPIPYHLQRLRCRCNFHALQFTPKIQATAALLIQRMRQNATHSGILDENLVGXVCQSQREKSKKDFRYLALHLRFEIDMVAHSLCDFGGGEEEKKELQAYREIHFPGLVELNNSTKVPQPERLKAEGLCPLMPEETVLMLAGLGFKRETRMYLAGAHIYGGKSRLDALTTLFPNMVTKEDLLSPSEIEPFLNFSSQLAALDLITCTASDVFAMTDSGSQLSSLVTGYRVYYGGGKMPTIRPKTQTXQDIFMKNDTIEWKVFETRIRKAVRQNKRVFSRPVGRSVYRYLRCSECMCNTQEAIRPPPR